The Raphanus sativus cultivar WK10039 chromosome 2, ASM80110v3, whole genome shotgun sequence DNA segment CCTTTATATCGATCTAAGATCTATCAATCGACTCGAATTAAGGGTTTCGTCGGGAGCCTCCATTATGAAAGGCAAGGAACATGAGAAGGGCAGCCGAAGTATCTTGGAGCCGATTCCTCTagatctgaagaagaagatggatcgACTGACTAGATCGCCTGCAAAGAGTGACCAAAAAGAAATCTGTGACTCAAGGGACAAAGGCGTTGGAAGCGACAAGAGCCGCCCAGGTAAGAAGCTACAAGTCATCCTCCCTTACGATATGGAGGTGGAGACACTGATTAGATTGCCTGGAAAGTCGCTTATGAGGTTCCTATGCGTGTCCAAGACTTGGTCTTCCCTCATCCGAAGCCAGAGATTCGTGGCTTCTTACTACGCTGCCAAGCCGCCCCGTTTTACAGTCACTTTCACCAACAGTGTATTTAGTGAACCCAAGCGTCTCTTCATCTTCTCGGGAGAGGAAGAggtaacttcttcttcttcttctttggttgcCAATCTAGACATGACAATACCCTCAGTGACCATGCCTTTCGGCGGCTACAAGTATTCTTCCGTCCATGGCTTTATGGCTGTTAATGATAGGTTAAAGTTCATTATATGTAACCCTAGCACCGGGCAAGTCATTACCTTTCACTGCAAGGCAACGGACACATGCTTGGGATATGATCCTGTTGGTGATCAATTCAAAGCATTGACCCTGTTGACATCTACGTATGCTCATAACCCTAGTTTCATGGTGCACGAGGTTAAAAGACTTGGAAGAGGAGGAATAGTATCTCGTACCCAAGTTACCTCCCCGCCTTATCACCCAATAACTAGGGGACGATGCATCAATGGTTTCATGTATTACGGTGCTTCTGTTCCAGCAGAGACTCCTCCTACTCCTGTGTTTGTGTGCTTTGATGTTAGATATGAGACGATGCTAAGTTTCATCGCAACGCCTCAGGAGGTCCTGTTATGGCAGGCTTTTACATCATTGATTGATTACAAAGGGAAGCTAGCTGTCGTTGTACCAATCTGTCAGCGAACTGGTTTGTCTTTCGACCGTTTTAATCTATGGATACTGGAGGATGTGACCAAACAGGAGTGGTCCAAACAAACATTTGAGCTTCCCTTGTCTCTTCCCTTCAATATTGGGATGGGTAAGCGTATGATTTCCCAAGGAACCAACAAGGCTGGTGAAATCATTTTCTCCCCAGCAACTCTGCCAGACCGTGCCCAGCCCTTTTATGTTTTCTACTTCAACCCTGTCACCAAGAGCATGAGAAGAGTCAGGATCCACGGAGTCGCTGATACTGAAGAGTTCTGGAGCCGTTATGGACTCACTGGCATTTGTGCCGCCTCTTTCTCGCCCCATCACGTTGATAGTATTGCGTTTTTATAAATGTCTACTTTTTTTTATGTGTAAGAGCTTGCTTGACAAACAAACATAAACTCTGTTGATGGTTTATTTTAATGTGTAAGAAACATGAAATTAAGAGTGGCTTATTGGACTagggatttgaattttttctttttcagtttttctCTATATAAGTTGTAACAACCGAGGCAGAATCCTTCCACATTCATTTTCACCAACTGTTAGAATCTTGAACAAGTTGCAAAGGAGGAGATCACATCGTATGCCCAAAGGAAATGTCAGCTTCTGTCATATGCTCGCTACaatatttctctctctctcattttctaAAATTCTTGTGTTTCAAAGAAAGAAACTCTGCAGTCTTAtgatttttctaatttataaatttgcAGGGTCTTCTTTCAGAGGCTTTGTTCAGCACTTGCTTTCCTGGATGCCAAGTGCCCTTCATGGTTTTGTCATGAAAGAGTTGGATCCGAGCTAGAAGTAAAACTTCCCCCACATTTCATGACTGCCAAGATCAATACAGCTGCTTGGCGGTGACGTGCACCTTTGAAGTAAAACTTGAAGACAAGTCTTGGGTCTCCTTTATAGGCTACACCAGTTGCCCATATACCATAAAGTGTGTCCTGAAGATGGGAAACTCTGATAAATGCCTTGAATTTACTGCGATAGGCGGTTCAAATGAGAAAAAGTAAAACTGAAGGTGTTGAAGTGCGGTGTAGCCGTGTAGGTTTGGTGTATGCAAAggataaaagcaaaaaaaaaaaaacagctctCATGAAGCAAAGTATAATATGCATTTTTGAAGTGAGCTTCAAAGTGGTTGATGGAGGagcaaagaaaaagaagaatagGACAAGTGATGAGCTTATTATCTTAATGATGTAAGAAATACATAGAAACTATAGAGCCTTGAGTTTATCTTAATGATTAAAAAGCTTTAAGCTGTCTCCAGGAATATGGGAAACCGAGATCAGATGCATGAATACAATAATCTTAGCGAATAATCGCATCAGGTGTCGATAAAATGTTAACAAGAGAAgcaatataaaaatgaaaatcttcATGTCAGACTGATGCAGCAGTAAGACTAGCTAGACATGTCGTTGAAGTGAGTTAATCAAGCAGAGGTAAAGAGATAGAAGCACCTTATCCAATATCGCGGCCTCCTCTCTATACGCATTAGCTCACGGGCCCTAAGATCTCTCAACTCATTTTCTTTCGTACTTCTCCTGAGATCAGAATGGCTGGCAGGAGTAGTAAATAAGTTAAAATCTCACAGAGAATGAATTAATCATTAATATGAGATATGTCGTCTATTAAGCAACCTTCAGGGCTCGTAGTTTTTGCAGTAAAAACTTGGGATTCTAAATGTGACTGTCTCTCTCTCCTTAGCAGAGCATGAATGGCATCCAGAAAATCAAGTGCCAACTTTCCATCCTTAGTCCCTCAGTGTTGAGTTAGAAAGTGCCTAATTCACGGAACAATGCGAATTAAGATTCACGCAGACTATCAATCAATCAATACAAAGCattgaagaaacagagaaacaaagTCAAAGTTTGAAACCTCAGTATCTGTAGTTAGTTAGTAGAAACCCTGTTAATGGTCATCCAGTGGTTTCAGTACCATTGCCTTGTAGATTGTACTCCTGAAGGAGAGAACCTGGCTTTTCTAATTCATGCTCAATGGCCAGCCTGTAAGAGAAAGATTGATTAGAGAACTACATTAATCATTCTTAGTTCACAcaggaaaaaataattaatttaattatgcaAGAGGAGTCTGTCTATCTTTCAATTCAAGCTTCATAGGAAAAAATTTTAGTACCTCAGGTGCCTTTTCAATGGCAAGATTCTTTGGTGAAGCAGATTCCATCTGACTTTCACTAGACTGGGAGTTTACAACAGTGTTGTCATCAGGTTTTGGTACAGCTCTCAATCTCACATCTTCAGCGGTTATCTTGAGGTGTGTCTTGTTGGTTAGACGAAATATAAGTGTAACGTTGAGGTGTTGGATCAGACTCAGGAGGCGGGGCTGCACTTGTAAGTCACTCTGCATCTCAGGTTGCGTTTCAGCTTTACCATCCACTGATGATGACCTAACTCGAGTAGAATCTTCTTCAACAACAACTGGAGCTGCTTTCAAATGATGAGACTCCTCCAGATATTTTCAGGTTACTGATCCAAATAGCGACAAACCTCACACCAATCTGCATAGAAGAACTCAACTACTGAGGCGGTTAAATCCTTCAAGGAGGCCAAAGCGGGCGATTACAGAAGCAGCAGCTGCGACTCTCCTCTTGTTTGGAGACTCGTGTAATGGGCCTCAATTGTCTTTTACTCCTTGGCCCAATTAATCAAAGTCGGTCATGTGAAGACTAATAATGCAAAAAGGAAACTTTGCATTATAGGTTTGAAGATGGGAAAAGTCTGGTAGTATAAATAGGGGACTTAGGTCATTGTTAGTTATCACGGTTGAGAgcaatagagagagagatataattCAAGAGTTTCAGCTAAATTCACCTGGGGTTTGGAGGATTCTGGGTTCGCTTGGCAACGAAGAGCACAATCGaaactttattaattttaaacttattaataaagtttattaattttaagttttttttcagCTTATGCTTTAGGAGAAAAGAAGTCAATCGaaactttattaattttaagttttttttttatatcgaTCTAGATCTGTCGAAACTATAAGGGTTTTCGTCGGGAGCGCCTCCAATGACGAAAAGCAAGGAGCATGAGAGCAGCAGCCGATTCATCTTGGAACCGATCCCTCTtgatctgaagaagaagaagatggataGATCGCCTGCAAACCATCACCAGAGAGAAGTCGACGAGTCAAGGGACGGCAATGGCGTTGGAAGCGACAAGAAGATCCTACATGTCTTCTTCCCTTACGATATGGAGGTGGAGACACTGATTAGATTGCCTGGAAAGTCGCTTATGAGGTTCCTATGCGTGTCCAAGACTTGGTCTTCCCTTATCCGAAGCCAAAGATTCGTGGCTTCTTACTACGCTGCCAAGCCACCCCGTTTTACAGTCACTTTCACCAACGGTGTACTTTGTGAACCCAAGCGTCTCTTCATCTTCTCGGGAGAGGAAGAggtaacttcttcttcttcttctttggttgcCAATCTAGACATGACAATACCCTCAGTGACGTTGAATCACAGCGGCTTCAAGTATTCTTCCGTCAATGGCTTTATGGCTGTTAATGATGGGTTAAAGTTCATTATATGTAACCCTACCACCGGGCAAGTCATTACCTTTCACTGCAAGGCAACGGACACATGCTTGGGATATGATCCTGTTGGTGATCAATTCAAAGCATTGACCCTGTTGACATCTAGGTATGCTCATGACCCTAGTTTCATGGTGCACGAGGTTAAAAGACTTGGAAGAGGAGGACGAGTAGTATCTCGTACCCAAATTACCTCCCCGCCTTATCACCCTGTAACTAGGGGACGATGCATCAACGGTTTCATTTATTATGCTGCTTCTGTTCCAGCAGAGACTCCTGTGTTTGTGTGCTTTGATGTTAGATATGAGACGATACTAAGTTTTATCCCAACGCCTAGGGAGGTCCTGTTTTGGCAGGCTTTGACATCATTGATTGATTACAAAGGGAAGCTTGCTGTCGTTGTACCAATCTGTCAGGGACGTGGTTCTTCTTTCGACCGTTTTAATCTATGGATACTGGAGGATGTGACCAAACAGGAGTGGTCCAAACAAACATTTGAGCTTCCCTTGTCTCTTCCCTTCAATATTGGGATGGGTAAGCGTATGATTTCCCAAGGAACCAACAAGGCTGGTGAAATCATTTTCTCCCCAGCAACTCTGCCAGACCGTGCCCAGCCCTTTTATGTTTTCTACTTCAACCCTGTCACGAACAACATGAGAAGAGTCAGGATCCACGGAGTCGCTGATACTGAAGACTTCTTGAGCCGTTATGGACTCACTGGCATTTGTGCCGCCTCTTTCTCGCCCCATCACGTTGATAGTATTGCGTTTCTATAAATGTGTGTGTAAGAGCTTGTTGACAAACAAAACTCTCtggggaatttttttttatctatattatgcagcaaacttgttttttttttcctttagtGACTCGCATCTGTTGATGGTCTTTTTTCCTTTTGGGAACTGGTTATTCTTTCGACCATTTTGATCTTTGGATTCTGGAGGATGTGACGAAACATGAGTGGTCCAGACAATCATTTCAGCTTCCCTTCGCTTTTGGGAGTGGTCAGCGTATGATTTCCCAAGGAACCAACAAGGCCGGTGAAATCATTTTCTCCCCAACATCTCTGCCAGGCCCTGCCCAGCCCAGCCCTTCTTTGTTTTCTACTTCAACCCAGACACGAAAAAAATGAGAAGAGTCAGTATCCACGGAGTCGCTGATACTGAAGCGTTCTGGAGCCGTTATGGACTCAAAAGGCATTTGTCACGTCTCTTTCTCTCCCCAACACGCTGATAGTATTGCTTTTTTATAAACTAGTTCTTTgcccgggctacgcccgggtttcctcttataattttaattaattttaacttgtttatttttatgtaagtaTGTATTATAGCAAAATTTactacattaaatataattaataaacaaattaatttattatgttgTCCAACGAATTTTGACATAAATAAATTCAAGAGTTGTTGGTAATGAAGATATATGTTTTggacaatttttttaaagaacttTTTAAAGACAATCAggttttagttattaaaattaaagatacagtaaaaaaaaatattagctttcaaaatcaatttttctaCAGAATTTATTTagtgatttgaaaataaatttatagccAAATAactaaagttaaataaaaaaattcacagCCTATTttctaaagtaaaaaaaacaataactacAGAACACCAATCAAtctctcacttttttttttcaatcccTCACtctttgttatttatttttattaaagttaaTGGAAAGTGATGAATAGTCAATATTCTTAAGTTTTAGCTAAATGTTTTGTTTCATATAAAACAATTGTTAAATACACATTTGATTTAAACTTTGTTATGTCTTTAGAAATATTGATTTTACCTTTTCAATTTCTACCCTCTctacaaagaaaatacaaactgacatataaaatgtttttttacatTATTTCAAATGATAAATAAGTCcatctatatataattaatttacagTTATACAATTATGATTTGATACACTAACCAAAATTCTTTCATTAAGGAgactaaaaacttttttttagctAAAGGTTAAGaagattatttttcaaatttcaatgGAACTAAGagaaataaaattgttttgcaTGATTTCTGATTAAAATAGATGATTTAATCAGTCTTTTTAACAAAACcaaatatcataattaaaaaagcaaaaaaatgaGAAAGAATAAATTGAATACAAATATCAAAAGACAAAAATGCTATTGTTCTCCAAACCAGGTTATGGAAAcacattacaaataaaaataagtcacaaaccaaactaatcgaaaggtttttgaaaaagaaaaataccacCCAAAAATTGAtctttaaatcatataaaccgGATCATCACTCTGTGGATTGGGAAATACACCTCTTCTCAAACACTACAGACACCTATATTATACTCAAAACTTTGGAATGTATTATAGGATTAGCGATGCCCTGCAAGTTCATATAATTATGCAATGAGTATTTAAGAAAGCATGTTAAAAAAGCCAATATTATCTTAAATACgaactttctaaaaaaaatctttaaaacaaACTCTTGTTAGTGTGAATAGCTCGGTCGGTATATGTTTTCATCTTCTCGTATTGAAAATAATGTTGGTCAAGttgaaaaatatttctttatgaACTGGTCTTGATTCAAATTGCATGACAAAAAAATAGAGTAGACATAGTAGTTACTCTTAGTGGATCTAAAGCTAACTTGGAAAAAAGAGCATATttaagtgacaaaaaaaagaggaaaataaGAGCATATAAGTAGGCAGTAACAACCCGCCCCTAGCTGTATTTATTCATGTAGTATCCATCCTCGCCAATTATGCAAACTGCGTTGGTGTACTCTCTCTTTTAGacagtgtttttctttttttgtctatAAAAGTCAAGGctttattaacatatatatttacatattctaAGTCAAAGCATCACTAACATATAGGTTTGTTTATCTAATTATCTTTAAGTCAAAGCCTCAATTATCATATGGTCTGTTACCACTTTTTCCATCACTTATTACAGTTGTTATTGGCCTTAATGATCAAACGGTCACTCGTGTTTTGAATGCCATTAGGTGCTAGTTATATTGCAATGAATTGCGGACCTTGGTGGTTGGTATTGACGGAGATTATGAGTTGTTGGCAACTCTCATCGTATACTTCTAAACCTGCAAAAGTATGTTTTGTAGAGGAAACAGTTTTTTAGGTATTTGGTTTGGCTGATAGAGAAGAGAGGCAGTGAGATCGTGAGAAGGAAATTTTGGAATCTACTAAGTCAAACAATGTAACAATGTaagataaatgtttttattatatcttGGTCCTAAATAATTGAGATCTAAGCAAGAGATAGTCGAACACAGAAAAAAGAATTACGCATTCTAAATTTAATGATAAATTGAAGCTAAAATTAACTCcaatgtttgttttttaaaacactAATATTTTCAGTGGGTTTGGTATACTAAGGAGATAATTATGAGATTACTTGTGTAGTTGCGTTTTCTTACGATTTTATGAAAACACTAAATCTAATATAGACAAAAGATCCCTACTATATCAACCGCTATAAAACAAAGTAGGAATCTCAAAGTATATAGACGACTTCATTTCATATCACTTTATATAATCTGTTGTCCATTATAAGCTCCTTTTTCGGAAAACAGATATGTATTAATAATCAGAAGAAGTAACATAATCTTTATACAAAATTGGAGCTAACCAAAAAGGTAGAAATGGACAACTTgaaaagaaaatgttattttgagGACTATGTCGGGCCAAGAAGTGAGCTGCTTCCTTTTCTTGACGCTTCACAAAGAGGAAATGACACCCCTTGAAATGAGACGACCATAACCGAATATCAAGTAAGACATTCTGAATATGGAAACAATGATCATTTCCATTCAGACTTTGCACCAAGGAGTTACAGTTACTTTCAAAAATCACATTCTCATAACCCATGAACCGTGTACTCTGCACCGCCATCAAAATAGCTCTAGCCTCAGCTTCGGTTACAGAAATTGACTCCCCTAGAACAACAATATCTCCAAAACCTAGAACAGCCAAGATGGTCACGCACAATCAAACCAGCCACAACACAACCCGTACGCACATTATAAGAGGCATCTACATTAGTAACATGATGCAGAAATCCAATCATTAACATCACATGAAGCAAACGATACTAAAGTAGAAGCAGATGAAACTCTGTGCTTGGAAATTAAATCATTTCGAGACTTCCATATCCTCCACAAAATCCAGAATGGAAGTATGAAGAGGGAAGTCATTATTCTGGGACAGAGAAATAAATTTCCACAAGGTTGCTTCTGTTTCAGCCGTAGAATACGTAACCTTCTTTAAAACCACATCACgttaaaaaaaccaaaacataaactTACACTGGATttgacatgaaaaaaaaaagaagtaccaTGACTGGCTGGCTTCTTGCGTGACTCCACAGCAGTACCATGACTGCCTGGCAAGAGCAACCCAGTTCCACCCGACAAAGTTCTTAGAAGCTATCATCACCTGGGTACATACTGGTTAGAAACAAAGTAGGTGTCCAGGAACTTAACTGACTCTAAAGCAGAGGAAGACTTATCATTCTGCTCATACGAAACAACCAGAAGTACATTCGAAACCCAGATTGTGTTCCAGAACATACAAAAGAGTATAGATCAAATTACCATGTCAGAAAACGATCAAACTATTTGATACAGAAATAGCAGTGTGTTTTAGTGATGGTGTAACGtagaaaaagaaacaacacCTTTGGTTAGAGAATCAATAACTCTACTGAACTCTAAATACTTCCTGAAAGCTTCTTGCTTGGCATCTTTTTTCCTAAttcaaagagaaacaaaaacaaaaaaggtatatcaaaaaactaaaagaaacagAGCTTTAAGGTCAACTCATTCTTTCTTCGATCTCTTTTGCAAAATGTTTACCTTTTTGTTTCCAGCGATGTCAGTAACGACTATGGTGGTGGAAATCAACCGCTACCTTATTCTTCAGCGAGGCAATCCGCCGTACGGTAATCAACTTCCTCTCCTTACGCTATGCCCTAAAGTGCACTGCCTCTTGTCTTTTGATTGTGTAGAAGTGGAACGATTGAACTCAGTCGCTATGACAAAAGAAGTTTTAGAGAGAAACTTAAAATATACATCAATACTTTTGTGAACTGAAATCAAGGGAGATTATTTATAGAAATCATTTGAGAGGGAGTTGCAGAACTAAAAGACACAACCTTCTTCTCGCACAGCGATCCAACACCACAATGACGGCCTCCTGCATTTCTCTTATGCCGCAGCGGTTTGGTTTCATCGAATTGGTGGACAACAAAGCAGTCTTCTCCTTAGGTTTCTCCATAGCGGCGGAGGAATCAATGGACTTCCCGTTTGGTTTCGGATTTGCAGAGGAGGCGACGGTCTTCTTGCCGTTCTCGCGGATGCTGGAGAGTGAAGAGTTTCCGGTGGGATCCATCAGGTTGAGTGTTTAAGAGATGAGAAATAAGA contains these protein-coding regions:
- the LOC108837762 gene encoding F-box protein At1g30790-like: MKGKEHEKGSRSILEPIPLDLKKKMDRLTRSPAKSDQKEICDSRDKGVGSDKSRPGKKLQVILPYDMEVETLIRLPGKSLMRFLCVSKTWSSLIRSQRFVASYYAAKPPRFTVTFTNSVFSEPKRLFIFSGEEEVTSSSSSLVANLDMTIPSVTMPFGGYKYSSVHGFMAVNDRLKFIICNPSTGQVITFHCKATDTCLGYDPVGDQFKALTLLTSTYAHNPSFMVHEVKRLGRGGIVSRTQVTSPPYHPITRGRCINGFMYYGASVPAETPPTPVFVCFDVRYETMLSFIATPQEVLLWQAFTSLIDYKGKLAVVVPICQRTGLSFDRFNLWILEDVTKQEWSKQTFELPLSLPFNIGMGKRMISQGTNKAGEIIFSPATLPDRAQPFYVFYFNPVTKSMRRVRIHGVADTEEFWSRYGLTGICAASFSPHHVDSIAFL
- the LOC108818552 gene encoding F-box protein At1g30790-like; this translates as MTKSKEHESSSRFILEPIPLDLKKKKMDRSPANHHQREVDESRDGNGVGSDKKILHVFFPYDMEVETLIRLPGKSLMRFLCVSKTWSSLIRSQRFVASYYAAKPPRFTVTFTNGVLCEPKRLFIFSGEEEVTSSSSSLVANLDMTIPSVTLNHSGFKYSSVNGFMAVNDGLKFIICNPTTGQVITFHCKATDTCLGYDPVGDQFKALTLLTSRYAHDPSFMVHEVKRLGRGGRVVSRTQITSPPYHPVTRGRCINGFIYYAASVPAETPVFVCFDVRYETILSFIPTPREVLFWQALTSLIDYKGKLAVVVPICQGRGSSFDRFNLWILEDVTKQEWSKQTFELPLSLPFNIGMGKRMISQGTNKAGEIIFSPATLPDRAQPFYVFYFNPVTNNMRRVRIHGVADTEDFLSRYGLTGICAASFSPHHVDSIAFL